From a single Plutella xylostella chromosome 5, ilPluXylo3.1, whole genome shotgun sequence genomic region:
- the LOC125491398 gene encoding uncharacterized protein LOC125491398 yields MSRMTTRKVQSRDLEIQLRTALEDLKASRDLSSQLMAEREDNEKEFDSLLKKNSDLKNDIAEMDIQYQDLQGKCDELQIVLRSYKECQDLHEAALSKIYSLEQQLAEAHAEIQQINEAHASEETDKTMALYDELVTLHPTPMPTIDLTTPRKSTNITGANRLKKYIKIKKYIRKSERALKKHKTHLPLTKDRVRLQLLVNKYEQEMSDYNQKLADNNQECEFNIAMLQSRLATLKSALEQRTLEYENQLLVLSSVGLVRVEMLPEKSSPAEATTASPEATTTTSEGHHQPPDGHAILKGHPE; encoded by the exons ATGTCGAGGATGACGACCCGGAAGGTGCAGAGCCGTGACCTGGAGATCCAGCTGAGGACAGCTTTGGAGGATCTCAAGGCATCTCGTGACCTCTCAAGCCAACTGATGGCAGAGCGGGAGGACAATGAAAAGGAATTTGATTCCCTTTTAAAAAAGAACTCGGACTTAAAAAATGACATAGCTGAAATGGACATCCAATACCAAGACTTGCAAGGCAAATGTGATGAGCTACAGATTGTACTTAGATCATACAAAGAGTGTCAGGATTTACATGAAGCTGCCTTGTCTAAGATCTATAGCCTAGAGCAGCAATTGGCTGAAGCACACGCAGAGATCCAGCAAATAAATGAAGCACATGCAAGCGAGGAAACAGATAAGACAATGGCATTGTACGATGAATTAGTCACCCTACACCCCACCCCTATGCCAACAATAGACCTCACAACTCCAAGAAAATCAACCAATATCACAGGTGCAAAcaggcttaaaaaatatattaaaataaagaaatatatcaGGAAGTCTGagcgagcattgaaaaagcaTAAGACGCACCTTCCATTGACAAAGGATAGAGTGAGACTTCAACTACTGGTGAATAAATATGAACAAGAGATGTCAGACTACAACCAGAAGCTCGCAGACAACAACCAAGAGTGTGAGTTCAACATTGCCATGCTACAGTCTAGGCTGGCCACACTGAAGTCTGCCCTAGAACAGAGAACTCTGGAATACGAAAACCAGCTGCTGGTGCTGAGTAGTGTGGGCTTAGTTCGGGTTGAGATGCTGCCGGAGAAGTCTTCACCTGCTGAAGCCACCACCGCATCTCCGgaggccaccaccaccacctcggag ggccaccaccagcctCCCGACGGCCACGCCATCCTCAAGGGTCATCCAGAGTAA